The following proteins are encoded in a genomic region of Dokdonia donghaensis DSW-1:
- the recR gene encoding recombination mediator RecR encodes MEFSSKLLENAVYEMSQLPGVGKRTALRLVLHLLRQPESQTHHLTEALNTMRDTIKFCKKCHNISDVELCEICSNPNRDASLVCVVEDVRDVMAIENTSQYRGLYHVLGGKISPLDGVGPQDLNIYSLIDKAKSGEVKEVIFALSSTMEGDTTNFYIYRQLEAYDIKTSTIARGISVGDELEYADEVTLGRSILHRIPFENSLKS; translated from the coding sequence ATGGAATTTTCTTCAAAACTTCTTGAAAACGCAGTCTATGAGATGTCTCAACTCCCAGGAGTTGGTAAGCGCACAGCACTACGACTTGTGCTGCATTTATTAAGGCAGCCAGAGAGCCAGACGCACCATCTTACTGAGGCGCTTAACACAATGCGAGACACTATCAAGTTTTGTAAAAAATGCCATAATATATCTGATGTAGAGTTATGCGAGATTTGTTCTAACCCCAATAGAGATGCCTCATTAGTTTGTGTGGTAGAAGATGTGAGAGATGTGATGGCCATTGAGAATACAAGCCAATATCGTGGTTTGTACCACGTGCTGGGCGGAAAGATTAGTCCGCTGGATGGTGTAGGTCCACAAGATCTTAATATTTACTCCCTCATAGACAAGGCAAAAAGCGGAGAAGTAAAGGAGGTGATATTTGCATTGAGCTCCACAATGGAAGGGGATACCACAAACTTTTATATTTATAGACAACTGGAGGCCTATGATATTAAGACCTCTACCATTGCCCGCGGTATTTCTGTAGGTGATGAACTTGAGTATGCAGATGAGGTTACCCTAGGAAGAAGTATCTTACATCGCATACCTTTCGAAAATTCCTTAAAGAGTTAG
- a CDS encoding fumarylacetoacetate hydrolase family protein, with protein sequence MKLICIGRNYAKHIEELENERPEHPVVFLKPDSSILLSKHPFVIPPFSNDVHHEVEVLVKIKKIGKHIDEKFAATYYDEIGLGIDFTARDLQAQLKEKGLPWEKAKGFDGAAVIGTQWLPVSDFESVDDISFRLESNGEVVQQGSTKEMLWKIDALISYVSQYFTLKIGDIIFTGTPAGVARVQEDDKLKGFIGDTEMFSINVK encoded by the coding sequence ATGAAACTTATTTGTATAGGTCGCAATTATGCAAAGCACATAGAAGAGCTCGAAAACGAAAGACCAGAGCATCCGGTTGTTTTTTTGAAGCCAGATTCTTCTATATTGTTAAGTAAACACCCCTTTGTGATCCCACCGTTTTCTAATGATGTGCATCACGAAGTTGAAGTGCTTGTTAAGATTAAAAAGATAGGAAAGCATATAGATGAAAAGTTTGCTGCCACCTATTATGATGAGATAGGTCTCGGTATAGATTTTACCGCGAGAGATTTACAAGCGCAGCTTAAGGAAAAAGGATTGCCTTGGGAAAAGGCAAAGGGGTTTGATGGTGCTGCGGTTATAGGGACGCAATGGTTGCCAGTATCAGATTTTGAGAGTGTAGATGATATCTCATTTAGGCTAGAGTCTAATGGAGAGGTTGTACAGCAAGGTTCTACAAAGGAGATGCTCTGGAAAATTGATGCCTTAATAAGCTATGTCTCTCAATATTTTACACTTAAGATAGGAGACATTATATTTACAGGTACGCCGGCTGGTGTTGCACGTGTACAAGAAGACGATAAGTTAAAAGGATTTATAGGAGATACAGAGATGTTCTCAATAAACGTAAAGTAA
- a CDS encoding glycosyltransferase family 2 protein has product MQLSIVIVNYNVKDYLHLCLDSVTASIQNLDAEIIVVDNASIDGSAAMVKELFPQVILIANKDNVGFSKANNQGVAVAQGEYVCILNPDTVVGENTFNDVYAFAKAQQKPGIIGVQLVDGTGEFLPESKRNVPTLKVSLNKMIGDARHYYASHLKNDQTGKVAVLVGAFMFMPRAVYTEVGGFDERYFMYGEDIDLSYTVSQAGYTNYYLGSTEIIHFKGESTVKDKRYRKRFYGAMQLFYDKHLYKNIFQQTLVRLGLGVAKAKSWITHFKNQAVIKDHQKIKEYILLSNNDDLARKLSQSVKKTVVTQNKLSATKTGQEILFDAQYTGYDKIIKEIITHSSSGVSYKLIPKKSTFAIGSNSSEGRGEIITFET; this is encoded by the coding sequence TTGCAATTATCTATTGTCATTGTAAACTATAATGTAAAAGACTATCTACATCTCTGTTTAGATAGTGTTACTGCTAGTATACAAAATCTAGATGCAGAGATTATAGTCGTAGATAATGCGTCAATAGATGGTAGTGCAGCAATGGTAAAAGAACTTTTTCCTCAAGTTATTCTCATCGCAAATAAAGATAATGTAGGTTTTTCAAAAGCAAATAATCAAGGTGTAGCTGTAGCTCAAGGCGAGTATGTCTGTATTCTCAATCCAGATACGGTAGTGGGTGAAAACACGTTTAATGATGTGTACGCTTTCGCGAAAGCGCAACAAAAACCAGGTATCATAGGAGTACAGTTAGTAGACGGAACAGGTGAATTTTTACCAGAAAGTAAGAGAAACGTCCCTACACTTAAAGTATCGCTCAATAAGATGATAGGTGATGCTAGACATTATTATGCTTCACACCTTAAAAATGATCAAACTGGAAAAGTAGCCGTACTTGTAGGAGCTTTTATGTTTATGCCTCGTGCAGTTTATACAGAAGTAGGTGGTTTTGACGAGCGTTATTTTATGTATGGTGAAGATATAGACCTATCGTATACCGTATCACAAGCGGGTTATACAAATTATTATCTAGGTAGTACCGAGATCATACACTTTAAGGGAGAAAGTACTGTAAAAGATAAACGTTACAGAAAGCGTTTTTATGGAGCAATGCAGCTGTTTTATGATAAGCATTTGTATAAAAATATTTTTCAACAAACGTTAGTAAGGCTAGGTCTAGGTGTTGCAAAAGCCAAGTCTTGGATCACTCATTTTAAAAACCAAGCGGTCATAAAAGATCATCAAAAAATTAAAGAGTATATACTGCTGTCTAATAATGATGATCTGGCGAGAAAGTTGTCACAAAGTGTGAAAAAGACGGTAGTGACCCAAAACAAGCTATCTGCGACAAAGACGGGGCAAGAAATACTCTTTGATGCCCAGTATACCGGCTATGATAAAATAATTAAGGAAATTATAACACACTCCAGTAGTGGTGTTTCATACAAACTAATACCTAAAAAGAGTACTTTTGCGATAGGCAGTAATAGTAGTGAAGGCAGAGGCGAGATAATTACTTTTGAAACATAA
- a CDS encoding 3'-5' exonuclease: MQLNITRPICFFDLETTGVNVAKDRIVEISILKVFPDGREEEFTERINPTVPIPAVTTAVHGISDADVADRPTFAERAKEIYDIIKDADLAGFNSNRFDIPLLVEELLRSGIDFDMKNRNAIDVQNIFHKMEQRTLVAAYKFYCDKDLTNAHSASADTWATYEVLKSQLDRYDELENDMKFLGDFSTRKRNADFAGFIGYDKDDVEIFTFGKHKGKKVEEVLEKEPGYFGWIQNADFPLYTKKVLTAIKLRKLNTKG; this comes from the coding sequence ATGCAATTAAATATAACAAGACCCATTTGTTTTTTTGACCTTGAGACCACAGGTGTTAATGTCGCAAAAGATAGGATTGTAGAGATATCTATCCTTAAAGTTTTTCCTGATGGAAGAGAGGAGGAGTTTACAGAGCGTATAAATCCTACGGTGCCTATTCCAGCAGTAACGACCGCAGTACACGGTATAAGTGATGCAGATGTGGCAGACAGGCCCACCTTTGCAGAGCGAGCAAAGGAGATTTATGATATTATAAAAGACGCAGATCTTGCTGGTTTTAATTCAAACAGATTTGATATACCACTTCTGGTTGAGGAGCTCCTGCGATCGGGCATAGACTTTGATATGAAAAATCGCAACGCTATAGACGTGCAAAATATTTTTCATAAAATGGAGCAGCGCACACTGGTTGCAGCATACAAGTTTTATTGTGATAAGGATCTGACTAATGCGCATAGCGCATCTGCAGATACGTGGGCTACCTATGAGGTTTTAAAATCTCAACTAGATAGATATGATGAGCTGGAGAATGATATGAAGTTTTTAGGCGATTTTAGTACACGTAAAAGAAATGCAGATTTTGCTGGTTTTATAGGGTATGATAAGGATGATGTAGAGATTTTTACATTTGGAAAACATAAGGGTAAGAAGGTAGAAGAAGTGCTAGAGAAGGAGCCAGGATATTTTGGGTGGATTCAAAATGCAGACTTCCCTTTATATACCAAAAAGGTACTTACAGCAATAAAACTACGTAAGCTTAATACTAAAGGATAA
- a CDS encoding competence/damage-inducible protein A, with the protein MKAEIITIGDEILIGQIVDTNSAYISSVLNKIGVSVYQITSIQDDKAHLLEAFAAAQSRTDLVIITGGLGPTKDDITKHTLCEYFNDELELNQSVLDHVTYLFKEYVKKPMLEANKTQALVPSKAQILVNKFGTAPGMWIEDKDTVFISMPGVPYEMKGLMENEVLPRLQEQFKLPYILHKTFLTYGMGESAIAERIETFENELPATIKLAYLPSLGRVRLRLSTSGPEQDVLEKEMAIQTKKLLPLIDDIFIGFESDGELEEVVAKLLVDHNKTIAIAESCTGGQMVERFTKHGGASQYLKGSLVTYATQSKIDILGVDPTVIDKHSVVSAEVASQMAVNAKRLYKSDIGISTTGNAGPSKGDSDAEVGTVYIGVATDKGVTAHHFMMGNHRKRVIGKSVNKALELLRDVIRKEG; encoded by the coding sequence ATGAAAGCAGAAATAATTACAATAGGTGATGAGATACTCATAGGCCAGATTGTAGATACAAATAGTGCATACATATCTTCAGTTCTTAATAAAATAGGGGTTTCTGTATATCAGATAACGTCTATACAAGATGATAAGGCACATCTTTTAGAAGCTTTTGCAGCGGCACAAAGTCGTACAGACCTTGTCATAATCACAGGGGGACTAGGTCCTACTAAGGATGATATCACAAAGCATACGTTATGTGAGTATTTTAATGATGAGCTAGAGCTCAATCAGAGTGTGCTAGATCACGTTACGTACTTGTTTAAGGAGTATGTAAAAAAACCTATGCTCGAAGCAAATAAAACACAAGCGCTAGTGCCTAGTAAGGCGCAAATACTTGTAAATAAATTTGGTACAGCACCAGGTATGTGGATTGAAGACAAAGACACTGTCTTTATCTCAATGCCAGGAGTTCCTTACGAAATGAAGGGACTTATGGAAAACGAGGTGCTACCAAGACTTCAAGAGCAGTTTAAGTTACCCTACATACTTCATAAAACCTTCTTGACCTATGGAATGGGAGAGAGTGCTATCGCAGAGCGTATAGAAACTTTTGAAAATGAGTTGCCCGCCACTATAAAGCTAGCCTACTTACCTTCACTAGGTAGAGTGCGCTTACGTCTATCTACATCTGGACCAGAGCAAGATGTGCTTGAAAAAGAAATGGCTATCCAGACTAAAAAGCTTTTGCCACTTATAGATGATATTTTTATCGGTTTTGAAAGTGATGGAGAGCTAGAAGAAGTTGTTGCAAAACTGCTGGTAGATCATAATAAAACAATAGCCATTGCAGAGAGCTGTACAGGAGGTCAAATGGTAGAGCGTTTTACAAAGCACGGTGGCGCATCTCAATATCTTAAAGGAAGTCTAGTAACTTATGCCACACAGTCTAAAATAGATATACTAGGTGTAGACCCTACTGTGATAGACAAGCATTCTGTAGTAAGTGCAGAGGTTGCTTCACAAATGGCGGTAAACGCAAAGCGCCTCTATAAATCAGACATAGGTATATCTACCACGGGTAATGCTGGACCTTCTAAGGGTGATAGTGATGCAGAGGTAGGTACAGTATACATAGGTGTCGCCACAGATAAGGGAGTTACTGCACATCACTTTATGATGGGTAATCACCGCAAGAGAGTCATAGGCAAGAGTGTTAATAAAGCACTTGAGCTATTAAGAGATGTGATACGTAAGGAGGGATAA
- a CDS encoding dihydrolipoamide acetyltransferase family protein yields the protein MARFELKLPKMGESVAEATLTSWLKEVGDVIEADEPVLEIATDKVDSEVPSEVDGVLVEKLFDVDAVIEVGQTIAIIETDGEGGDATATETTVQEVTEEAPAEAAVVAQTVTAAQDAVAAPVSTDDRFYSPLVRNMAKQEGISQSELDAIQGSGKDGRVTKDDMVSYLANRGTQQSAPVAQTVKAQPAQKSAPVQKAAPVSVNGEDEVIEMTRMGKLISHHMVASIQTSAHVQSFIEADVTNIWNWRKKNKDAFAKKEGENLTFTPIFMEAVAKAIRDYPLINISVDGDRIIKRKNINLGMAAALPDGNLIVPVIKNADQLNLVGMAKSVNDLAGRARDGKLKPDDTAGGTYTVTNVGTFGSIMGTPIINQPQVAILALGAIRKVPAVIETPDGDFIGIRMKMFLSHSYDHRVVNGALGGQFVKRVAEYLENFDVNREI from the coding sequence ATGGCAAGATTTGAATTAAAGCTACCAAAAATGGGAGAGAGTGTTGCAGAAGCAACGCTTACATCGTGGTTAAAAGAAGTAGGAGATGTCATAGAGGCAGACGAGCCTGTACTTGAGATCGCAACAGATAAGGTAGATAGTGAAGTGCCTAGTGAAGTAGACGGAGTACTAGTCGAAAAACTATTTGATGTAGATGCTGTGATAGAGGTGGGGCAAACCATCGCTATTATAGAAACAGATGGTGAAGGTGGTGATGCAACAGCTACAGAGACTACTGTACAAGAGGTTACAGAAGAAGCTCCTGCAGAGGCGGCGGTCGTTGCTCAAACGGTAACAGCAGCCCAAGATGCGGTAGCAGCGCCAGTAAGTACAGATGATAGATTTTACTCACCGCTTGTGCGCAATATGGCAAAACAAGAAGGAATCTCTCAATCTGAACTTGACGCAATACAAGGTTCTGGCAAGGACGGTCGTGTGACTAAGGATGATATGGTATCATATCTTGCAAACCGCGGTACTCAACAATCCGCTCCAGTAGCACAGACTGTTAAGGCGCAGCCAGCACAAAAAAGTGCACCGGTACAAAAAGCTGCACCAGTAAGTGTAAATGGTGAAGATGAGGTGATAGAGATGACTCGTATGGGTAAACTTATATCGCACCATATGGTTGCCTCTATACAAACAAGTGCTCACGTACAATCATTTATTGAAGCAGATGTAACTAACATCTGGAACTGGCGTAAGAAGAATAAAGATGCCTTTGCAAAGAAGGAAGGTGAGAACCTTACATTTACTCCTATATTTATGGAGGCAGTAGCAAAAGCAATACGTGACTACCCGCTTATAAATATCTCTGTAGATGGTGATCGTATTATAAAGCGCAAAAACATAAACCTAGGTATGGCAGCAGCTTTACCAGATGGTAACCTTATTGTACCTGTTATAAAGAACGCAGACCAGCTCAACCTGGTAGGTATGGCAAAATCTGTAAATGATCTTGCTGGTAGAGCTCGTGATGGTAAATTAAAACCAGACGATACCGCTGGAGGAACCTATACAGTGACTAACGTAGGTACCTTTGGGTCTATAATGGGAACACCTATTATAAATCAGCCACAAGTTGCTATACTTGCTCTTGGAGCTATACGTAAAGTACCTGCAGTGATAGAAACTCCAGACGGAGATTTTATAGGTATACGTATGAAGATGTTCTTATCTCACTCTTATGATCACCGTGTGGTAAATGGAGCCTTAGGAGGTCAGTTTGTAAAGAGAGTAGCAGAGTACCTAGAAAACTTTGATGTAAATAGAGAGATCTAA
- a CDS encoding Hpt domain-containing protein, with the protein MSRHYNLEKVREIAGGDEDFVAVIVSTFLQEIPPDLEAMQNAIENVNHKMAYQFAHKMKPNLDMFGIDLLDQIKAMEKWSDTNKPTSAIQTKLDDITNTLTTVIAELQEDF; encoded by the coding sequence ATGTCAAGACATTACAATCTAGAAAAAGTAAGAGAGATTGCCGGTGGTGATGAAGATTTTGTGGCAGTTATTGTTTCAACTTTTTTACAAGAGATACCACCAGACCTAGAAGCTATGCAAAATGCTATTGAGAATGTAAACCATAAAATGGCATATCAATTTGCTCATAAAATGAAACCTAATTTAGATATGTTTGGTATAGATCTTTTAGATCAAATTAAGGCAATGGAGAAGTGGAGTGATACTAATAAGCCTACATCTGCCATACAGACTAAACTAGATGATATTACAAATACCCTTACTACGGTAATTGCAGAGCTACAAGAAGACTTCTAG
- a CDS encoding protein-L-isoaspartate(D-aspartate) O-methyltransferase, translating into MKDTTRHQGKRRQLVQILKDKGITNSLVLKAIGKIPRHFFMDSSFEHHAYQDKAFPIAADQTISQPYTVAFQSELLEIEKGHNVLEIGTGSGYQTAVLCELGGKVYSIERQQELYKKTKLFLTKLGYRPRYLSFGDGYKGLPEYAPFDSIIVTAGAPYVPKPLLAQLKIGGKLVIPVGDDPQIMHRYIRTSATSFEKKEYGEFRFVPLLEDKN; encoded by the coding sequence ATGAAAGACACTACTCGCCACCAAGGAAAACGCCGCCAACTCGTTCAAATATTAAAAGATAAGGGCATTACAAATAGTCTAGTACTTAAGGCTATAGGTAAAATACCACGTCACTTTTTTATGGATAGTAGTTTTGAGCATCACGCTTACCAGGATAAAGCGTTTCCTATCGCGGCAGATCAAACCATCTCTCAGCCTTATACGGTAGCTTTTCAAAGTGAGTTACTTGAGATAGAAAAAGGGCACAATGTACTAGAAATAGGTACGGGTAGCGGGTACCAAACAGCGGTGTTGTGTGAGCTTGGTGGAAAAGTATATTCTATAGAGCGCCAGCAGGAGCTATATAAAAAGACAAAATTATTCCTCACAAAGCTGGGATACAGACCTCGTTATCTAAGTTTTGGAGATGGTTATAAAGGATTACCAGAATATGCACCTTTTGATAGTATTATAGTAACTGCAGGAGCACCCTATGTGCCAAAACCATTACTAGCACAGCTCAAGATAGGTGGTAAGCTTGTGATACCTGTAGGTGATGACCCGCAAATAATGCATCGCTACATAAGAACCTCTGCAACCTCTTTTGAGAAGAAGGAGTATGGAGAGTTTAGATTTGTGCCATTGCTGGAGGATAAGAATTAA